One window of the Triticum dicoccoides isolate Atlit2015 ecotype Zavitan chromosome 3B, WEW_v2.0, whole genome shotgun sequence genome contains the following:
- the LOC119275201 gene encoding tuliposide A-converting enzyme 2, chloroplastic-like: MASNTAPAPAPAPAADELLHEFGPLLRVYKSGRIERPLVLPPVAPGPDPSTGVQSKDVDLGAYSARLYLPPSAAAGTAAKLPVIVYVHGGGFVAESAKSPNYHRFLNDLTSACPALGVSLDYRLAPEHPLPAAYDDCLDALRWVLSAADPWVAAHGDLGRVFVAGDSAGANICHHVAIQPGAARLGGAVLIHPWFWGSEAVGEETTDPAARSRGAGLWMFACPGTSGMDDPRMNPMAPGAPGLGALACERVMVCTAEGDFLRWRGRAYAEALAAADKGVELLETDGEGHVFYLFKPDCDKAKEMLDRIVAFINAP, encoded by the coding sequence atgGCGTCCAACaccgcacccgcacccgcacccgcacccgccGCCGACGAGCTGCTGCACGAGTTCGGCCCGCTCCTCCGAGTCTACAAGAGCGGCCGCATCGAGCGCCCCCTAGTGCTCCCGCCCGTCGCGCCGGGGCCCGACCCCTCCACGGGTGTCCAGTCCAAGGACGTCGACCTCGGCGCCTACTCCGCCCGCCTCTACCTGCCCCCATCCGCCGCGGCCGGCACGGCGGCGAAGCTCCCCGTCATCGTCTACGTCCACGGCGGCGGCTTCGTGGCAGAGTCCGCGAAGTCCCCCAACTACCACCGCTTCCTCAACGACCTCACCTCCGCCTGCCCGGCCCTCGGCGTCTCCCTCGACTACCGCCTCGCCCCGGAGCACCCGCTCCCGGCGGCCTACGACGACTGCCTCGACGCCCTCCGCTGGGTGCTCTCCGCGGCCGACCCCTGGGTCGCGGCGCACGGCGACCTCGGCCGCGTCTTCGTGGCCGGCGACAGCGCCGGCGCCAACATCTGCCACCACGTCGCCATCCAGCCGGGCGCCGCGCGCCTCGGGGGCGCGGTGCTGATCCACCCCTGGTTCTGGGGCTCCGAGGCCGTGGGGGAGGAAACAACCGACCCCGCGGCGCGCTCCCGGGGCGCGGGGCTCTGGATGTTCGCGTGCCCCGGCACCAGCGGCATGGACGACCCGCGGATGAACCCCATGGCGCCCGGCGCGCCGGGGCTGGGGGCGCTGGCGTGCGAGAGGGTCATGGTGTGCACGGCGGAGGGCGACTTCCTCAGGTGGCGCGGCCGCGcgtacgcggaggcgctggccgccGCCGACAAGGGAGTGGAGCTGCTGGAGACGGACGGGGAGGGCCACGTCTTCTACCTCTTCAAGCCCGActgcgacaaggccaaggagatgcTCGACAGGATCGTCGCCTTCATTAACGCACCTTGA